CCACGCCCTCGCTCCCACAACCAGAACCTGAGTCACCCGCTGCGAGCGCAGATCGCTAATCTGCGCCGGATTTTGGGCCGGGCCGGCGAATACTGCCTGGTGTCGCCGGTCACCGGTCAATCGTGCCGCCCTGCCCCAGGTCGTACCGTTGCCCTGCACCAGCCGCGCCGTGCTCCCCATACGGTTTCGGGCAACGTATGGGTGCGCTGCGGTGCCATCACTCTTGCCGATGCAGGCCACCATTGGCCGAGGACGTGTAGAGCGCATCGCCGTGCATCGGTGCCACGCCCTCGCTCCCCCAGCCAGAACCTGAGTCACCCGCTGCGAGCGCAGATCGGTGATCTGCGCCGGGTTGCGGGCCGGGCCGGCGAATAGTGCCTGGTGTCGCCGGTCGCCGGTCAATCGTGCCGCCCTGCCCCAGCCGAACGGGAGATGGTTGATCGCCGTGCTCCCCATACCGTGCCAGGCAAGGTATGGGTGCGCTGCGGTGCCATTACTCTTGCCGATACAGGCCACCATTAGCCGAGGACGTGTAGAGCGCATCGCCGTGCATCGGTGCCACGCCCTCGCTCCCATAGCCAGAACCTATATCACCCGCTTTGAACGCAGATCGTTGATCTGCTCGTCGCACATGCCGAGAATCTCTTTCAAGACCTCTTCCGTATGCTCGCCGAGTTTCGGGCCGAGCGAGCGAATGCTGCCCGGTGTCTCCGAGAGCTTTGGCACCACATTCGGCATGATCAACGTCTCCCCCAGGTCTTCGGCATCAATCGCGACCAGATTCCGACGAGCGTGGACGTGGCGATCACCGAAGAAGTCGGCAATGTCGTTCAGCGGTGCCGCCGGGGTAGCCGTGGCGTAACAGCGCTCAAGCACTTCGGCGCGGGTCAGCGAGCTACACCAGTCACGCACAATCTCGTTCACATCACTGGCGTGCGCCAGCCGTACTTTCTGGTCGCCGTAGACACTCGACGACGCCAGTTCGGGGCGCCCCATCGCATTTGCCAGTCGGGCAAACAGCTTATCGGTCGCACACGAGATCGCCACCCATTTCCCGTCTTTGGTCTGGAAGTGGCCGTGAGGACAGGCAAACTCGTTGTAGTGGGAACCGTGGCGTTCACGCACCTTGCGATACATCCCGTAGGCCGGCACCAGCTCATCGCTACAGCGGAAGACCGATTCGTACAGAGCGGCATCAATGTACTGGCCGCGTCCGGTCTGTTCGCGGTGGCGCAGCGCCAGCAGCACGCCAATACAGCCGTAGAGACCGGTCATGTAATCGGCGAGTGTCGTTGACCCCGGCGTCACCGGTGTCCCTTTCGGCATACCGGCCAGATACGCGATGCCACCGACGGCGTGCGCAATCCGGGCAAACCCCGGTCGATCACGGTACGGCCCGGTCTGCCCATAGCCGGTGACCCGCAACATAATCAGGCGCGGGTTGATCTTGCTCAACACATCCCAACCCAGCCCCCATTTTTCCAGCGTACCGGGGCGAAAATTTTCGCACAGCACATCGGAGTGGGCGATCAGCTCTTTGAAGACACGCGCCCCTTCGGGATGTTGCAGGTTGAGCGTAACCGAACGCTTGTTGCGCGACTCGCTCAGCCAGGTCAGCGTATCGCCGCGTGCGGTCGGCGTCCCGAAGCGGCGCAGCGCATCACCGCCGATAGGATGTTCTACTTTCAACACGTCAGCGCCGAATTCGCCCAACAGGGTCGCACAAAAAGGCGCAGCAATCACCGTCGCGGCATCGATAACGCGAATTCCGGCCAGCGGCAACGTTGTGGTCGTTCCATCCATTGCCTTCACCTCGTAAGTGGTATTGTTACAGCATAACCCAGGTTGCCATCTGTGCTGTGAGCAGGACACGGAAGCTGACCTTCAGGATGAACAGCACGACGTTGCGCATAACACCGTGTGACGTACCTGCATGATTTGGGTAGCATCCAGTTCCCATCGACGCACTACGTCACGCCTCAAGGCAGTAAGTCAGGTTATACCCGTTCCTCGGTGTCCTCCGTGTCTCTGTGGTGACCAAGGTAGCAACTTGTGATCGGGATGGCTAAATAATCTTGCGGCTGCGCAGACGCTTGATCTCTTCGGCAGAAATATCAAGCAGCTCGCGCAACACCTCATACGTGGCATTCCCCAGCGGTGGGCCGAGGTTGGTCACCCGTCCCGGTGTTTCTGACAGTCTGGGGATCACGTTCGGAACCACCACTTCGCCGATACCCTCGGCTTCGATACAGGCAAAGTTGCCGCGAGCCAGAAAATGTTCGTCGTTGAACATATCGGCGATGCTGTTGAGTGGGCCAACGGGAACTTCCTTCTCCAGACAACGCCGCATCACCTCGTCGCGCGTCAACGAACCGACCCATTCAATCGTGATCTGGTTCACAATATCGCGTGCTGCCAGCCGTTTGCGTTGATCGCCGTACAGTTCCGGCGAAGCCAGTTCCGGGCGCTCCATTGCTTCGGCCAGCCGTTCAAACATCTTGTCGGTGGTACAGGCAATCGCAACCCACTTGCCGTCCTTCGAGCGGAAATGGCCATGCGGAACAGCAATAAAACTCCCGGCCCCTTCGCGTTCACGAATCTTGCCGAACAGACCGTAAGCCGGGGCAATCTCATCCAGAATCCGGAAGACCGCTTCGTAAATCCCGACATCGATCAACTGCCCGCGTCCGGTCTGCTCTTTGTGGCGCAGCGCGATCAAAATCCCAATCGCCCCGAACAGACTGGCGATATAGTCGCCGAGCGGTGCCGTTCCCGGCAAGACTGGCGTTTCGCCGGGGAACCCGGCCAGATACGAGAGGCCGCTGAAAGCGTGGGCAATATGGGCAAACCCCGAACGCCGACGGTACGGCCCGGTCTGACCATAGCCCGACACCCGCAGCATAATCAGTCCGGGATTCGTCGCCTGCAAAACAGGCCAGCTCAAGCCCCATTCTTCCATCGTACCGGGGCGAAAGTTTTCAATCAGAATGTCGGATTTGGCGACCAGCTTCAGAAAGAGCGCAACGCCCTCTTGCTGACGCAGATCAATCGTGACCGACTTACGGTTACGGGCCTCGCTCAGCCAGGCCAGTGTTGCATCGTGGCGCGCAGTTGCAGTGCCGAAACGACGCATCGGATCGCCACCCAGCGGGTGTTCGATCTTGAGCACCTCGGCACCGAATTCACCCAGGATGGAAGCAGCATACGGGCCGGCCAGAAAATTACCTACATCAATGACCCGAATGCCACTCAACGGCAACTGCTCCTGACCGGTGCCCGGTGTGCTCATCGGATCACTGGCCGGCGGCTTTGATTCTGCGTGTCCTGATGGTTCTTCTCCTGTGGGGGGCATCTCGCTTGTCCCGGTGACCTGTCCTTCTGACACCTCCGTTGGCTGACCGGTTGATCTGGTCAGGCGTGACGCTTTTGCCATTCCTCTTCCCTCTCCTTGCCGTAAACAAAAAGAATACCCGCAGCCACCATTGGCTAAGCATGAGGCCACCATGGCCGCCCTGGCTCATCCAGAATATGGATCATGGAGTCGTGTATTCATACCATAGCATAAAAGCGAAACGTGCGCAATTGTCAGTTTCTAAGAGTTAACTGTGAGTTAATGTAAGTAAATACTTGCACCTCCTGCACAATTTGCGATGGTTATACGTGGGTTATGCATAGTATAATAGGCCTGTTCCACGTACCAAACGTATCAATATTGCAAACAAGGAGGTCAACCGACCATGAGCAGCGCGGATTGGATGGCCTGGATTGGGCGTACTGAGCAGGTGGAAGATGATATTTGTCTGGCCCAGGCGATTGCCGCAGCCGCAACGCTTGAGCCGCCGTCGGGAGCACCAACTGCGGATAGTCCGCTCCCTCCGCTCTGGCACTGGTTTTACTTTCTGCCCCGTGCCCCACAGTCGCAGCTCAGCAGTGATGGTCATCCGCAGCGCGGCGGCTTTATCCCACCGATACCCTATCCACGCCGCATGTTTGCCGGTGCCCGCATCCGCTTTCATCACCCGCTGCGCATCGGCCAACCGGCGCGTCGTGAAGGTGTGATCCGCAACATCACTCAAAAAAGCGGTCGCAGCGGGCCGCTGGCATTTGTGACGGTCGGCTACCAGATATACCAACATGAGATGCTTTGTATCGAAGAAGAGCAAGACATCGTGTACCGTGAGCCGGGGGCACCGGTGCCGGCCCCCACACCGGTAGAGTTACCACCGGTACACGATGCAATCACCCGTACTGTTGTGCCCGATCCGCGTCTGCTCTTTCGCTTCTCAGCCCTCACCTTCAATGCGCATCGGATTCACTACGACCGGCCATACGCTCAGCACGAAGAGGGCTATCCGGGCCTGGTCGTGCATGGCCCCCTGGTAGCAGTCCTGCTAATGGAACTGGCCCGTCACCATACATCCCGCCCGATTGTTGGCTTTTCGTTCCGCAGCCAGGCGCCACTCTTCGATCTGGCCCCCTTCCGCCTGCTGGCCCGCCCCAACGGCGACCGCATCGATCTGGAAGCACAGGGACCTGACGGGGCAACGGCGCTCAGCGCGACGGTTGAGTTGGGGGGATGAGGGAGGAGGGAGGAGGGAGGAGATAGGAGATAGGAGGTAGGAGATAGGAGGTAGGAGATAGGAGGTAGGAGGTAGGAGATAGGAGGTAGGAGATAGGAGGTAGGAGATAGGAGATAGGAGGTAGGAGGTAGGAGATAGGAGATAGGAGATAGGAGGTAGGAGGTAGGAGATAGGAGATAGGAGGTAGGAGATAGGAGATAGGAGATAGGAGATAGGAGGGCTAACGACTATCTCCGGTCTAATGAGACGTAGGATTGATTGCTTTGCCCGCTCGGCATGCACGTGGCGCGTAGTTTGGCGGGCGGCAGCCATGCTGCCGCAGCAGCCGCGCTCACGACCCAACGTGTGGCACGCCGTTGACAACATCATCCAGTAATGATGAAACAGGTGCTACTTGCCTTGCCCGCTCGGCATGCACGTGGCGCGTAGTTTGGCGGGCGGCAGCCATGCTGCCGCAGCAGCCGCGCTCACGACCCAACGTGTGGCACGCCGTTGACAACATCATCCAGTAATGGTGAAACAGGTGCTACTTGCTTTGCCCGCTCGTGATGCGCGTGGCGCGTAGTTTGGCGTGCGGCAACCACGCTACCGCACTGCAAGCACACGCTTGATTAATTGCCTTGCCCGCTCGGCATGCACGTGGCGCGTAGTTTGGAGTGCGGTAGCCATGCTGCCGCAGCAGCCGTGCTCACGACCCGGTGCGTGGTACGCCGTTGACCCGGCTGGTCACGCGGACGCCGGGTGTGCTCGTCACGACCATGGAATCGGTTGGCAATGAATGAGATACCTTCTCGTCGATGTTTTTGAAATAGGTTCTAGTCTGACCCCACATCGTTCTCAACAACGTGTATCGTTCAGAAGTGCTACTGGCGAGCACTGGTTGGTTGTCGGCGGTGCAGCGGTAGGGGCACGGCATGCCGTGCCCCTACTAGTGCTGGCGTCCAGCAGTGCCTCGTTCAGGTACAGTATCAAGGCAAGAGTTGGCTGGTGTGTCACATTATGCTGCCATCTTTGATATGATGACGAGTAGGGGCGACGTATGCGTCGCCCCTACTGATCGTGCAAGCAAGCACAACCCCTTTCACAGAGTTTGGCGTGCGGCAGCGTGGCTGCCGCAGCAGCAATCACACGCTGAATTAGTTGCCTTGCCCGCTCGTGATGCACGTGGCGCGAAGTTTGGCGGGCAATCCTGAGTCCAGGGCAGACAAAATGTGCGGGCTAACACGCCTTACGCCGCATCACAATATCCTGGAATATCCCGCTGATTTCGCCTCCTCCGCAACGTGTTCAAGCGCAGACAGCATCGATGAGTAAATACCTGCGGAATATTGTGAACGTGGGCACCAGTTTGCGAAACCGATTATTGCCCTTTGCAATGCGCTATACGCCGCACCGTTGTGCTGATTGATAACAGATGGATCATGCGACAATTCCGGGTTGTTATATCTTAACAAATATTCTCTGAGGGAATGATTATAATTCAAACATCGCAATTTGAGATATGAATAAACAGATAAAAACAATAGCAAGAAAATGTTTTTAATAAAACATTTTTTAGTACACAAAATTACTTGATTTTGATGCCTTATACATCTTTCCTGGTTATTACGTTATCGGGGTGACATTTATCAGAACCATTTCTCGGCCTGCGCTGAGGGGGAGTGCGTTACCCATGTTCGTCCTGTTACCAATTCCCATCTTCAATCAATCGCATTTGACACATTTGGATATCAAAACCATCGTGAGGAGGGCTTTGCATGGAACCGGAGATGCAAGCGTTCGTCGATTCGTTGCGCCACAACCTGACTGCCGAGGATGTGGTCAACCTCGAAGCCTGCATGGATTGCAAGATGTGCGGCGAGGCATGTGCATGGTATCTGGTGACCGGTGATGAGAAACTTCATCCCACGTATAAGACCGGTCTGATTCGCCAGATCTATCATCGCTATATGACGGTGGAGGGGCGCATTGGGGGTGCATTGGGGTTAGTGCCAACTCCCACAGTCGCCGATTTGCGGGAACATATGCAATACTTCTGGGCATGTACTGCCTGTGGACGTTGTACCCTGGCCTGTCCATCCGGGATTAGTATTCGCCGGATTGTTCGCCTGGCCCGCGCCGCATACGCCGATTCCGGTCTGAGCCTCGCCAATCCCACCATTCGGTCAATTATCGAAAATACTGATCGACATCGACATAGTTTTGGGTTAACCATGCCCCAGGTCATCGGTCGCGTCGGCCTGTTTTTGCGTAGTGAGGATTTGGAGGTGCCGGTTGATGTGCCTGGGGCTGACATGCTCTTTGTGTGCCCGGCAGCCGGTAATACGAAAATTCCTGATTACGGCATTAAACTTATCAAAATTCTGAATGCGGCTGGTGTCAGCTACACTATTTCGCCTTATGTGATTGATACCGGCACTGAGATTGACCATATTGCTGTGCATCATAACCTTTCAAAGCAAATGTTAGAAGATTGGGAACAGGAAGCGGATCGGCTGGGCGTGAAGAACATTCTGCTCGTAGAGTGTGGCTGCGATACCCGCACCCTTTACGCCGAAGCCTCTGAAACCCTGGGCCGGCCTTTCCGCTATCCGATTGTTAGTGTTGATGCGCTGATGCTTGATTTGATCAAGCAGGGACGGCTACCGGTTGAAAAGACTCATCTGAAGGTGACGCTGCACGATCCCTGTTATGCGACCCGTCTTTCTGGCCTGGGCGATCTGTTCCGCGAATTACTGAATCTCGTCACCGACAATTTTATCGAGATGACACCCAACCGCGAGCATAATTATTGCTGCAATGGTGGTGCCGGTGGGATGCGGTTACCGGAAAACACTGCGACTCGTCGCAAGATTTCGGTGCTGAAGGCCAACCAGATTCGCGCCACCAATGCCACATACGTGACATCACCGTGCGTGGTGTGTACGCTGTCACTGGAAGATACCTGTCAGACCTACGGCCTGGCCCCGCAAGGCGAACGTATGGCACTGGTGTTGTTTGAGGTTGTGTATGCCGCAATGGAGCAGGCGCTTGCCAAACGCGGTGAACTGGATCGGATGCGCATTCCGGCCGAATTACAGAATCGTGATCACGAGTTTTTCGTTGCGCACAGTATTGAGGGTCGCCTGTCAATGTTGATGCAGCTTCCCGAATTTCCAGCCCTCCTTGATTGGCTTGAGCAGGATGATATTGTCAGACGATTCAGCAAGGATCATCCTCACGTGTACGACCTGTTACGGGCCTGGCGTGAAGTCGTGACCGCACCAAAACAACGCTCAATTACCGCCGATTAGTATGTTCGCTATTCGTAAGTAGAGGTGTCCTATGCTTATCACGTTACTGAATATTGTTGCACCAATTGCAATGACCATTTTTGTAGTCGGTGTTGGCTTGCGCCTGGGCCGATTCGTTATGGCATTACTGACGAAGCGCCGTTTTCGGGGAATATCACCAACATTCGAGTCGCCACCGCCACGCCTGGGCTTTTGGCAGTCGTTGGCTGCGGTTCTGTTTGGGCCGTATCAGCACTTTTATCGTCGTGCCAATCCCGTTTGGGGTCGCGGCTACCTGGCTTATCACGTTGCGATTATCACCGAGGTGATCGGGTACTCGATTTCGGCACTCATCGTCTTCGGAAACATCTTGCTCGGTCGACCGATCCCGGATGTGGCGTTACACCTTGAGCACAGCTTCAACTATACGCCGGCCAATCTGCTGGCGATCATCTTCGGCAATGGAGAAGAGCTACAATCACGCTTTCTTTTCGGTGATTTTGCTCCCTACTTTGTGGGTATTACCTGGGTGGCAGTCATTTTTGCCGTTATTGGTAATCTTCATCTGATGACGGTTTTACTCCGCAGATGGAGTGGCGCAGTGGTGAGTGATATTGATCCTCCCGCACATCGTATCCGTACTCCTGGACGGCGACCGTTTGATCGGGTCTTGATTCGGACAATTATCTTCTGCATTATCTGGACAGAACTGCTGGCCCGGTTGCAACTCGTCCCCGGTATCGTGTATGTTCACAGCCTGCTCGGTCTGGCCTTGTTCACCCTGTTGCCCTTCACCTACCTGTTCCACATGGTCTACAACTTTTTGGCGGTCTTCTACGCAACCCGACGGCGCATGGCGCGTACCATTGCGTAGCTGATGTTTTCAACGGGCAACACCTGGCAGACGGGGGTGTTGCCCGCTACACACGAGGAAGCCTGGTGTTGTCTGCGCGGGCAAAAGCTGTTTCTACCCCTCCTCCACCCGTCCGGCGCCGGCGTAAATGTTGAACGAGCTTCCCCGCAGAAAGCCGATCAGGGTCATATTAAAATGCTGGGCCAGGGTAACCGCCAGGGTCGAGGGTGCACCGACGGCGGCGACAATCGGAATCTGGGCCATCAGTGCCTTTTGCATGATCTCGAAGCTGGCCCGACCACTCACCAGCAAAACTGATTGCCGCAGCAGTTCCAGTCGACCACCGAGCAGGTGATCGCCGATCAATTTGTCAACGGCATTGTGCCGACCAATATCTTCGTGAAGAGCGTGGATCTGACCGTCAAGCGAGATGAGGGCGGCAGCGTGTAAGCCACCGGTCCGACTAAAGAGTTCCTGTGCCTGTTGCACCCGTTGATCGATTCCGGCCAGCACCGAGCAACGTACTTGCAGGGTCGGGTCATCGATAAGCGGTGTGCATCCGCGTAACCGCAGGGCTTCCAGCGAAATCTTTCCGCACACCCCACACGATGACGAGACGAAGAAGAGTCGGCGGATATGGTCGAGGTTGAGGTCAAGCTCTGGCCGCAGGGTAACGATCAG
This genomic window from Chloroflexus aurantiacus J-10-fl contains:
- a CDS encoding CaiB/BaiF CoA transferase family protein — translated: MDGTTTTLPLAGIRVIDAATVIAAPFCATLLGEFGADVLKVEHPIGGDALRRFGTPTARGDTLTWLSESRNKRSVTLNLQHPEGARVFKELIAHSDVLCENFRPGTLEKWGLGWDVLSKINPRLIMLRVTGYGQTGPYRDRPGFARIAHAVGGIAYLAGMPKGTPVTPGSTTLADYMTGLYGCIGVLLALRHREQTGRGQYIDAALYESVFRCSDELVPAYGMYRKVRERHGSHYNEFACPHGHFQTKDGKWVAISCATDKLFARLANAMGRPELASSSVYGDQKVRLAHASDVNEIVRDWCSSLTRAEVLERCYATATPAAPLNDIADFFGDRHVHARRNLVAIDAEDLGETLIMPNVVPKLSETPGSIRSLGPKLGEHTEEVLKEILGMCDEQINDLRSKRVI
- a CDS encoding CaiB/BaiF CoA transferase family protein, which produces MAKASRLTRSTGQPTEVSEGQVTGTSEMPPTGEEPSGHAESKPPASDPMSTPGTGQEQLPLSGIRVIDVGNFLAGPYAASILGEFGAEVLKIEHPLGGDPMRRFGTATARHDATLAWLSEARNRKSVTIDLRQQEGVALFLKLVAKSDILIENFRPGTMEEWGLSWPVLQATNPGLIMLRVSGYGQTGPYRRRSGFAHIAHAFSGLSYLAGFPGETPVLPGTAPLGDYIASLFGAIGILIALRHKEQTGRGQLIDVGIYEAVFRILDEIAPAYGLFGKIREREGAGSFIAVPHGHFRSKDGKWVAIACTTDKMFERLAEAMERPELASPELYGDQRKRLAARDIVNQITIEWVGSLTRDEVMRRCLEKEVPVGPLNSIADMFNDEHFLARGNFACIEAEGIGEVVVPNVIPRLSETPGRVTNLGPPLGNATYEVLRELLDISAEEIKRLRSRKII
- a CDS encoding mesaconyl-C(4)-CoA hydratase; the encoded protein is MSSADWMAWIGRTEQVEDDICLAQAIAAAATLEPPSGAPTADSPLPPLWHWFYFLPRAPQSQLSSDGHPQRGGFIPPIPYPRRMFAGARIRFHHPLRIGQPARREGVIRNITQKSGRSGPLAFVTVGYQIYQHEMLCIEEEQDIVYREPGAPVPAPTPVELPPVHDAITRTVVPDPRLLFRFSALTFNAHRIHYDRPYAQHEEGYPGLVVHGPLVAVLLMELARHHTSRPIVGFSFRSQAPLFDLAPFRLLARPNGDRIDLEAQGPDGATALSATVELGG
- a CDS encoding (Fe-S)-binding protein — protein: MEPEMQAFVDSLRHNLTAEDVVNLEACMDCKMCGEACAWYLVTGDEKLHPTYKTGLIRQIYHRYMTVEGRIGGALGLVPTPTVADLREHMQYFWACTACGRCTLACPSGISIRRIVRLARAAYADSGLSLANPTIRSIIENTDRHRHSFGLTMPQVIGRVGLFLRSEDLEVPVDVPGADMLFVCPAAGNTKIPDYGIKLIKILNAAGVSYTISPYVIDTGTEIDHIAVHHNLSKQMLEDWEQEADRLGVKNILLVECGCDTRTLYAEASETLGRPFRYPIVSVDALMLDLIKQGRLPVEKTHLKVTLHDPCYATRLSGLGDLFRELLNLVTDNFIEMTPNREHNYCCNGGAGGMRLPENTATRRKISVLKANQIRATNATYVTSPCVVCTLSLEDTCQTYGLAPQGERMALVLFEVVYAAMEQALAKRGELDRMRIPAELQNRDHEFFVAHSIEGRLSMLMQLPEFPALLDWLEQDDIVRRFSKDHPHVYDLLRAWREVVTAPKQRSITAD
- the fdhD gene encoding formate dehydrogenase accessory sulfurtransferase FdhD codes for the protein MITRASTRRRTILKVRDGRWQQTKDTVVVEEPLEIRLATAGNPQSTALATVMRTPGADVELAAGFLFGEGIVRDRYDIVTIRYCVDADLDEEARFNTLIVTLRPELDLNLDHIRRLFFVSSSCGVCGKISLEALRLRGCTPLIDDPTLQVRCSVLAGIDQRVQQAQELFSRTGGLHAAALISLDGQIHALHEDIGRHNAVDKLIGDHLLGGRLELLRQSVLLVSGRASFEIMQKALMAQIPIVAAVGAPSTLAVTLAQHFNMTLIGFLRGSSFNIYAGAGRVEEG